The Pseudomonas sp. MPC6 nucleotide sequence TGCAGAACGATCAAGCCCTCACCCGTGACAGCCTTTACGGAACAGCCGCCGAAAGCACCTACGCCGGTATCACCAGTTTCATGCGCCGTCGCTACAGCCGCGACTTGCGCGGAGTCGACGTGGCGGTCAGCGGGGTGCCGTTCGACACGGCGACCAGCAACCGCCCCGGCGCGCGTTTCGGACCGCGTGGGATTCGGGCCGCGTCCACCGGGATTGCCTGGGAGCGCCACTGGCCGTGGACGTTCGATCCGTTCGACCATCTGGCGGTGGTCGACTACGGTGACTGCGACTTCGATTACGGCACGCCGCAGTCGATTCCGGAAAGCATCGAGGCGCACGCCGAGCACATCCTCAATGCCGGCAGCGCGATGCTGACGTTCGGCGGCGACCACTTCATCACCTATCCGTTGCTCAAGGCCCATGCCCGCAAACATGGTGCCTTGTCGCTGATCCACTTCGATGCCCACAGCGATACCTGGCCGGACGAGGGCGGCAAGCGCGTCGATCACGGCACCATGTTCTGGCACGCGGCCAGGGAAGGTCTGGTCGATCCGTCGCGGTCGGTGCAGATCGGTTTGCGCACCACCAATGACGATCATCAGGGGTTCGAGGTGCTGGATGCACGCCAAGTGCACCGCCGCGGGGTCGATGGGATTGTCGAGGCGATTCGGGCGCGGGTCGGGGATAGTCCGGTGTACCTGACGTTCGACATCGACTGTCTCGACCCGGCTTTTGCCCCGGGTACCGGGACGCCGGTGTGTGGCGGCTTGAGCACGGTGCAGGCCCTGGAAATCCTCGGCGGCCTGCGCGGGATCAATCTGGTGGGGATGGACGTGGTGGAAGTGGCGCCGGCCTACGACTCAGCGGACATCACCTCATTGGCGGCGGCGACCCTGGCGATGGAGATGCTGTGCCTCTATGCGGCCAAACACAAGGTCGACCGGTAACACACACACACCCCTTGTAGGAGCTGGCTTGCCAGCGAAGGCGGCACATTCAACACAGATGCTGACTGACCCACCGCTTTCGCGAGCAAGCTCGCACACATGTTGATCTCCCACCTGTTGATCCGTATCAGGCCACTGGAATGATCGGCAGGTCCAGGGTTTGCGCCCCGGTAAACCGCGTCATCGATCCGGCAATGGATTCATGGGGCACGCCCATTGCCACGTCGCTGACGCCATCAAGCCGCAACACCTGCTCAGCGCTCAACCTCACCTCCAGCGCCCCCAACGTCGCATCCAGTTGCTCTCGGGTCCGCGAACCCAGAATCGGAATCAGCGCGGTGGTCGAACGCCGGGCCTTTTCCCGCAGCCAGGCAATGGCCACATGGGTCGGGCTGGCTTCCAGTTCCGCGGCGACGGCCAGCAAGGCGTCGAGCAGGGCGGTGTCCCGGGCGCTTTTCTCGGCGTGAACCAGCATGCCGAGTTTGGCCGCGCGGTTGTCACCATCGTTGCCGCGGTACTTGCCGGTGAGGAACCCGCCACCCAAGGGCGACCATAACGTCGCGGCCAGGCCGAGGGCTTCGGCCATGGGCAGTTGTTCCCGTTCGGCTGTGCGTTCGGCAAGGCTGTACTCGACCTGAATGGCAGCAATCGGCGCAAAGCCGCGCACCTCGGCCAGCAAGTCGGCCCGGGATATGCGCCACGCCGGGAAGTTCGACAACCCGGCGTAATGAATCTTGCCGGCACGCACCAGATCGTCGAAACCCCGCAGGATCTCTTCCATGGGCGTTACGCCGTCGCTCATGTGCGCCCAGAACAGATCGATGTGATCGGTTTTCAGCCGTGTCAGGCTTTCTTCCACGGCACGGATCATATTCTTGCGGTTGTTGCCGGTGTGGGAAATGCCCGCAGCCGGTGTAGTCCCCAAGGTGTATTTGGTGGCGATGACCAGATGATCGCGTTCTGCGGCGATAAACTCGCTGAGCATGGCTTCCGATTGTCCACCTTGATAGCCGTTGGCGGTGTCGATGAAATTGCCACCGGCTTGCAGATAGCCGTCGAAGATGCGCTTGGCTTCGTCCCGTTCGGCGCCGTGCCCCCAGCCTGTGCCGAAGTTACCGGCGCCCAGCGCCAGTTCCGAGACCCGCAAGCCGGTTTTGCGGCCAAAAACTTTGTAATGCATGGGATGACTCCTGACAGGAAAGGCATTGGGCCGGGTTTGGATGCGGTTCGATACTTGATCAATATGATGATCATAATATAATCCGTCAAGACCCTTTTCCATCTACTTCCTTGCCTTTCACACCTAACGCTGTGGAGCGGGCGGCGATTCGACTTGCCCGCGAAGGGGCCGTCACATTCAACGAATATATCGGCTGCCAGGACGCCTTCGCGGGCAAGCCCGCTCCCACAGGGGTATGTGTCCGGCTGGAGATCTCCCTGCAGCGAACGTGGCATACTGCCGCGCATGAATCCCGACTCCCCCCTCAGCGCCTGGCAGCACGCCATCGAACACAATGGCTTCGTCCAGGACGAGGCCCAGGAACATGCGGTCTGGGCCTTGCAGAAATGCTACGAAGCCCTGCATGAAGGGCGCGCGCCGATCACCGGCGTTTACCTGTGGGGTCCGGTCGGACGCGGCAAGACCTGGTTGATGGACCAGTTCTACCAGAGCCTGCAGGTTCCGGCCCGGCGCCAGCACTTCCATCACTTCATGGGCTGGGTGCATCAGCGCTCGTTCCAGCTGACCGGCACCGCCGACCCGTTGCAGGCACTGGCCCGTGAACTGAGCCAGGAAGTGCGGGTGTTGTGCTTCGATGAACTGTTCGTCAATGACATCGGTGACGCGATCATTCTCGGGCGCTTGTTCCAGGTGATGTTCGAGCAGGGCGTGGTGGTGGTCTGCACCTCCAATCAGCCGCCGGACCAACTGTACGCGGATGGCTTCAACCGCGACCGGTTCATGCCAGCCATCGCGGCGATCAAGCAGCACATGCAGGTGATCGAGGTTAATGGCGGCGAAGATCATCGCCTGCACCCGGGCACCGGTTTGCAACGTTACTGGGTCGCAACGCCCGGGCAGCCCGGGGCCTTGGCGGACGTGTTCAAGGCCCTGACCGTCGGCCAGTCGGTATCCAGCGAACCGATCAAGGTCGGCTACCGTACTCTCGATGTGCTGCAGTCCAGTGACACCGTGCTCTGGAGCCGGTACTCCGACCTCTGTGAGCAGCCCTTTGCCGCGATGGATTTCATGGCGCTGTGCGACACCTTCAAGGCTATTCTGTTGAGTGAGGTACCCAACCTCAGCGCGCAGAAACGCGCCGGACGCATCGCCCGCGGTACTGAAGATGGCGTCGAGCGAGTGCTGGCGGGCGATCGCGAGTTGCCGCAGTTGTCGGTGAATGACGACGGTGTGCGGCGTTTCATTGCCCTGGTGGACGAGTGCTACGACCGTAAAGTGCCGCTGTACCTCGAAGCGCAGGTGCCGATGGAATCGCTCTACACCGAGGGTTATCTGGAGTTTCCGTTTCGCCGCACCCTCAGCCGTCTACAGGAAATGCAGTTGCAACGTTTCGCCGACGCTTGAAATTAGGGAGGAGCGAAGATGAATCAGCCGCTGTCGCACCATTTGCTGACCATGGCCTATCAGAACGCCTGGGCCAATCATCGACTCGCCGGGGCCTGGGGCCAGTTGAATGCGCAGGAGCTGACGGCGCCCAGGGTCAGTTTCTTCCCCAGCCTGCGCGCGACGCTCAATCACATCCTGACCTGTGACTGGTTTTATGTGGATGCACTGGAGCGGGAATTGCGCGGCGATGACCCGCATCCCGATTACGCCGTGTTTTTCAAGCACGACGAGCCTTGCTCAACGGCCGCCGACCTCAAGCGCGAGCAAGCCCTGGTGGACCGGCGCCTGATTGCCTACTGTGAGCAAATGCGCGACGCAGACCTCGGCAAGATCGTGACCATCGCCCGTGACACGCCACAACATGACAGCCGTTTGCGCCTGCTGTCGCACCTGTTCGAGCACCAGATTCATCATCGCGGGCAGGTGCATGCCATGCTCAGCGGCACCCCGGTCAAGCCGCCGCAACTGGACGAGTTTTACTGTGCCGGCGAGTCGGGATTGCGGGCGGCGGATTTCGCCGAGCTCGGGTGGACCGAGGCCTTGATCTGGGGGCATTGAAGTCTGTCAGCCAAAATATATGCTGAATGTGCCGCCGCCTTCGCCAGCAAGCCGGCTCCTACACGAGATCGGTGGCGTTCCCCGATCTGGTGTGCGCTGAAGATCCCCCTGTAGGAGCTGGCTTGCCAGCGAAAGCGGTGGTTCAGTCAACACTACTATTGAATGTACCGCCGCCTTCGCCAGCAAGCCGGCTCCTACACGAGATCGGTGGCGTTCACCGGTCTGGTGTGCGCTGAAGATCCCCCTGTAGGAGCTGGCTTGCCAGCGAAAGCGGTGGTTCAGTCAACACTACTATTGAATGTACCGCCGCCTTCGCCAGCAAGCCGGCTCCTACACGAGATCGGTGGCGTTCACCGATCTGGTGTGCGCTGAAAATCCCCTGTAGGAGCTGGCTTGCCAGCGAAAGCGGTGGTTCAGTCAACACTACTATTGAATGTACCGCCGCCTTCGCCAGCAAGCCGGCTCCTACACGAGATCGGTGGCGTTCACCGATCTGGTGTGCGCTGAAAATCCCCTGTAGGAGCTGGCTTGCCAGCGAAAGCGGTGGTTCAGTCAACACTACTATTGAATGTACCGCCGCCTTCGCCAGCAAGCCGGCTCCTACACGAGATCGGTGGCGTTCACCGATCTGGTGTGCGCTGAAAATCCCCTGTAGGAGCTGGCTTGCCAGCGAAAGCGGTGGTTCAGTCAACACTACTATTGAATGTACCGCCGCCTTCGCCAGCAAGCCGGCTCCTACACGAGATCGGTGGCGTTCACCGGTCTGGTGTGCGCTGAAGATCCCCCTGTAGGAGCTGGCTTGCCAGCGAAAGCGGTGGTTCAGTCAACACTACTATTGAATGTACCGCCGCCTTCGCCAGCAAGCCGGCTCCTACACGAGATCGGTGGCGTTCACCGATCTGGTGTGCGCTGAAAATCCCCTGTAGGAGCTGGCTTGCCAGCGAAAGCGGTGGTTCAGTCAACACTACTATTGAATGTACCGCCGCCTTCGCCAGCAAGCCGGCTCCTACACGAGATCGGTGGCGTTCACCGATCTGGTGTGCGCTGAAAATCCCCTGTAGGAGCTGGCTTGCCAGCGAAAGCGGTGGTTCAGTCAACACTACTATTGAATGTACCGCCGCCTTCGCCAGCAAGCCGGCTCCTACACGAGATCGGTGGCGTTCACCGATCTGGTGTGCGCTGAAAATCCCCTGTAGGAGCTGGCTTGCCAGCGAAAGCGGTGGTTCAGTCAACATCTCTGCTGAATGTGCCGCCGCCTTCGCCAGCAAGCCGGCTCCTACACGGGATCGGCGTCGTTCGCCAGCGAGCCGGATCCTACACACGGGATCGGTCATTTCGGCTTGTAGGACTCGGTCACTTGCGCGGTTTGATCGTCCGGGACCCGGACCTCCGAGCCTTTGTTCTCCTGTGCCTGCTGTTGACTGAGCCGCAGGCTGTCGTAGTAATACCGCATCCGTTCTGCCCCGCCTTCGGCCAAGGCGTTGGCCGAGACGAACGTCATCAGGCCGGCGATGATCAGGGGTGTACGTTTCATGGTGGGCCTCCCATCAGGAATGTCGGGTACCTTTCGTCCATGATCCAGTGCAATGTCGAAAGTCCATTTTCTGCCGATTCCGTTAAGTGGGCGTTAAACCCTAGAGCTTCCAGTCCAGGCTCAGGGTGACTGTGCGCGGGTCGCCCCAGAACACGCCGTTGTAGAAACCGACGTTGTCGTAATACTTCTTGTCGAACAGGTTATCGACATTCAGCGACGCGGACAGGTGCCGGTCGAACTCATACCGCGACATCAGCCTGACCACGGTATAAGCCTCCTGGCGGATTTTCGTGCTTTGAGTGATGACCTCACCGTCCGCGTCGCGTCCGATCGGGCGACGGGCGGCGCGGAACACCTCGCTCTGCCAGTTCACCGCGCCGCCCACGGTCAGTGCCTGCCAGTCGCCGGGCAGGCGATATGCTGTGGAAAGGCGAAGCATATTAAGCGGCTGGTTGGTATTGGCGCGTTGCTTTTCGCCGTCGGCAGAGTGGGTGTAGGTGTAGCCGGCCGTCATGTTCCAGCCGGCCATGACCTCGCCGGAAACCTCGGCTTCGAAGCCCTGGACCTTGTTGCCTTTCCCGCCTGACTTGAAGAATTCCTCGCGGGTCACCGGGTCCGGCGGCACTGAGTCGTCGAGTTCCGCGACGTTGTCCTGTTTGCTCCAGAACAGCGCGGTGGCCAGGTTCAGGCGTTCTTCCAGGAGGCTGCCCTTGAGCCCCAGCTCATAGTTGCTGCCCACCACCGGCTCGAGGTATTTGCGGTTGCTGTCGCGATTGGACTGCGGTTTGAAAATGTCGGTGTAGCTGACATACACGGTGTATTCGGGGGTGAGGTCGTAAAGCAGCCCGGCGTATGGCGTCCAGATGTCGTTGTGTTGCTGGTGGGTGGCATCGACGCTGCTCAGCTGCAGGTTGGCGTCGTAGCTGTTGGTCCGGTTCGACGCTTTCCAGCTGCCATAACGACTGCCGAGCACAGCGTGCAGCTCGTCCGTCAGACTCAGGCGAGTGGCCAGATAGCCGGCCTTCTGACGGGTACTGTCTTTTGCACCTGTAAGACTGGTGACGGTATCGGAATACTTGGCGATGTTGCCCATGTATTTCCAGTCGGGAATGCTCAAGTAGTCCGGCGGCAGTGCGCCTTCGACCAGGTAGGGGCTTTCTTCGCTGCGTTCGGCTTCGCCATACCCGAGCATCATTTCGTGCTCCCGTCCGAACAGCGAGTAGGGGCCCGCCACGTTGAAGTCATAAGCCTTCATTTTCTGCGTCCCGAGCATGTGGCCCGTGTAGGCGGTCATGCCACTGCGGTCCTCGTTCGGGTAGCCGGCTCCGCCGTAATACAACTTGCCGTCGGTATCGCTTTCGCGGTGGGTGTAGGCCGCTTTGAAATGCCAGCCGGCGCCGAGTTGCTGCTCCAGCGTGGCGAATGCCGTCTGGTCCTTGATCGGCCAGGAACTCCAGGACGTCGCCATATTGGTGGAACGTCCCAGGTTGGCTTTGCCGCCGTCGGAGTTCCAATACGGCAAGGTGCCATAGGAGGAGCCCTGCACGTGTTTGTTCTGATAGTCGTAACCCACGGCCAGCACGGTGTCGTCAGTCAGGTCGGCTTCGAGAATGCCGTAGCCGACTTCCCGTTGTTGCTGGTACTTGTCGCGGTATGAACCGGCGTCGCGATAGGCCAGCACGCTGCGCCCGCGCAGTCGGCCGTCGAACGCCAGCGGGCCGCCGACATCCAGGTAGCTGTAATAGTCGTCATAACTGCCGCCACTGGCACCGGTCTGGACTTGCCACTGCGCGGTCGGTCGCTTGCGCACCATGTTGATGGTGGCCGACGGGTCGCCCGCACCCGTGGTCAGGCCGGTCGCACCGCGAACCACTTCAATGCGGTCGTAGATGATGGTGTCCGAATCGGACTTCATGTAGCTGAAGGTGTTGAGCATGCCATCGACCTGGAAATTGCTGATCGTGTAGCCGCGCGAGGAATAGCTGACCCGGTCCGAGTCGTTGTGCTGCACCACCACGCCGGTGGTCTGGCTCATGGCTTCGGACAGCGAGCCGAGCTTGAAGTCGTCCATTTGCTGACGGGTGACCACGGACACCGATTGCGGCGTTTCCTTGATCGACAGGTTCAGGCGGGTGGCCGTGCTCATGGCGCCGGTGGTGTACGACTCGGTGTTTTCGGTGGTACTGGCCAACCCCAGGGCGGACACCTGGGTGGCGTCCAGTTCGAGGGTGCTGCCGGGTGCTTGATCAGAACCGGTTTCAGCCAGCAGCTCGGGGCACAGGGCGACACTGCACAGGCCCAGGGTAAAGGTCATGGAACGGGTGATAGGCGCGAACATCGCAGCCGACTCCTTGTCTTCGAGGGAAAATTTCCGTTTGCTCAAAGACGAAGGGGAGGGCGGGGATTTAGCCTTAAACGAGAATAATTATTATCTTGGGGTCTGCTGTAAGAAGAATTCCTGTGCAGGAGCCTTGTTCCGGGCGGCGCTCCGACGATGGACTCAAGAACACCGCTTTGTGCAGGAGCGAGCTTGCTCGCGATGGATTCAAGAGCGCCGCGTTCAGTCAGTCAGCACGCGTTATCGTTAACGTCCATCGCGAGCAAGCTTGCTCCTACTTCTGCACGACTTCCGGTGCGACTGGCAATGCCTTGGGCTTGATCAGGCTGAAGTCGATCAGCGGCCGCTGTTGACGCTCGTAGGGGTTGCCGATCATCAAGGGCCGGGGCTTGAAGCTGTCGCTGACCAGGCTCTTGCTGCGATCGAGTTCATCGAAGCTGAGCCCCGCGAGATCGGCCCAAGTATGAATCAGGTGCGAACTGCTGTACGGCCGCCCCAGATCGCCGGCGAAGCTCCAGTCATGGGTTTCGCGCCATTTCGGCGAGGCCCAGGCCACGAACGGAATGGTGTACATCGGCGCCGTCGGCTTGCTTTCGTTGCGCCCCAGGGTGCCATGGCCAGGGGAGTCGAATACATCTTCCCCATGGTCGGAAAGGTACAACAGGAACCCGTTCGGATCGGACTTGGCGTAGTCCTTGATCAGGCTCGAGACCACAAAGTCGTTGTACAGCACCGCATTGTCGTAGCTGTTATAGGTCGGCAATTGATCATCGCGCACGCCTGGCGGAACGCCCTGGCGGTCCTTGAACTTGTCGAAGGTCGATGGGTAACGGTATTGGTAGCTCATGTGCGTGCCGAGCAGATGCACGACGATCAGCTTGCGCGGCGCAGCGTCGGTCAGGGCCTTGTTGAACGGCTCGATCACATCGCCATCGTACTGTGCGGCGTTCTGGTTGCGGTTGTTGTTCAGGTACACCTGCTCGTCGGCCTGCTGGGAGAAGGTCGTCAACATGGTGTTGCGCTTGGTCATGGTCTGTTGGTTGGTGATCCAGAAGGTCTTGTAGCCCGCCTGTTTCATCATGCTCACCAGCGACGGGGTCGACAGGTACAGCTCCGGGTTGTCTTCGTCGGCGAAGGTCAGCACCTGTTGCAACGCTTCGATGGTGTAGGGGCGCGGGGTGATGACGTTATCGAAGACCGCCAGCTGATCCTTGAGCTTGTCCAGCTCCGGCGTGGTTGCCCGAGGGTAGCCGTACAGGCTCATGCGCTGACGGTTGGTGGACTCACCGATCACCAGTACCAGCGTTGACGGCTGATCGGCCGCCGAGTCCTTGAGGTTGTGCAGCGGCGGGATTTTGCTCGCGCTGGTGAGCATGTCCTGCATGCCGGCCAGGGTGTCAAGGTAGCGGTGATAGGCCACGGCCATCTGCCAGGGCACGGCGGGCTCGACGCGGGTCTCGAACTTCTCGAAACCGTCGGCAAAATTACCGGTGCGCAGGGTCTGCTTGACCAGCGGGTAACCGATCACGGCCACCAGAATGGCGGTTGCTGCGACCAGTGCCTGCCCGCGAGGCAGGTACACCGGACGCAAGCGCGTCCACAGGAACCAGGCGAACAGCGTGTGGGCGACGAAGGCCGCCACCATCCACCAGGCGAAGTACTGGGTCATGTACTCGCCCGCTTCAGAGATGTTCGACTCGAACATGATGAAGATGACGCTTTGGGAGAATTCCTGCTGGTAAATGAAGAAGTAGCCCAGGCTCGCCATGGAGCAGGCCCACAGCACCACACCGATCAGCGCGGCCAATACCCGGGTCTGTTTAGGGAACAGCAGCATCGGCGCCAGCCAGATGGCGCTCATGATAAAGGCCTGGCGGAACCCGGTGAAACCGGAGGTGCCCGTCAGCTGGATCAGTAGTTGGGTAATACCGGAAAAATACCAGAAGAACAAAAACAGCCAGAGCAATCCTGCCCAATCAAAACCTTTCGCAGACGTGGTGCTGCGTTTAAACAAAGCCATTCATCGCTCCAACCTGAAATCACTGCCTTCGCCGAGACGTGAATATCACCGACGAACGGGTGGCGCACGGATACCGAGCGGCCACAATGAGTCGAAGTATCAAGATGTTAGTGTGAAAAAATTGTGATTGCCGGACGGTCAGGCATCGGGGTGTATTGGAAGCAGCAGAAGGCCGCTTCCGATTCAAGCGGAGGTATCAGGCGTGGGGAGCGCGCTGCGTGACGGGCCAGGACTGAGCCTGAGCATCTTGTGTCAGCAGGCGCAGTTGCGCGACTTCCTGCCTCAACTGGTCGCGTTCGTCTTTCAACTGGCGCAGTTCATCGCGACGGATCGTGACGTAAAGGGTTTGTGCTGGCCGTGCTGCTAGTAATGTGCCCATTGCTCACCTCGCAAATGGCTGATTCAACTGTAAATCCGCTCCGACGTCGGATGCTGACTTACTATCGGCGCCGATTTTGATTTCTTTTGTCCAAGAATGGAACTTTTTTATTTTTCATGGTCGCGGTGTCTTCGGCACGATTTCTGACGTTATCAGTCTGGATCGGGCACAATGCCCGGAAACTTCGTCCCGCCGCTCTGGACTAACCCACATTAGTCGCGTTGGGCTATAACCTTTGACACACTTTATTTGTAGTAGGGAGCATCAACACATGCAACTCGGGATTATCGGACTGGGCCGCATGGGCGGCAATATTGCGCGGCGCTTGATGCTCAACGGGCACACCACCGTTGTTTACGACCGCAATACCGCTTTCGTCGAAAACCTGAGCGAAGACGGCGCCACCGGCGTTGCCGACCTGCCAGCCCTGGTTGCCGGCCTGGCCAAGCCACGGGCGGTCTGGGTCATGTTGCCGGCCGGCGCACCGACCGAAGACACCATCGACACCCTGAGCACATTGCTCGAAGCCGGCGACACCATCATCGACGGCGGCAACACTTTTTATAAGGACGACATCCGCCGGGCGAAAACCCTGGCGGAAAAAGGCCTGCACTACATCGACGTCGGCACCTCGGGCGGCGTCTGGGGCCTGGAACGTGGTTACTGCATGATGATCGGCGGCGATGCCGAGACCGTTAAACGTCTCGATCCGCTGTTCGAAAGCCTGGCCCCTGGCCTGGGCGACATTCCGCGGACCAAGGACCGCAAGTCCGATGACGATCGCGCCGAACGGGGTTATATCCACGCCGGTCCGGCCGGTTCCGGGCATTTCGTGAAGATGATCCACAACGGCATCGAATACGGCATGATGCAGGCCTTCGCCGAAGGCTTCGACATTCTCAAGACCAAAGCCAGCACCAACCTGCCGGAAGACCAGCGTTTCGACCTGAACGTCGCCGACATCGCCGAAGTCTGGCGTCGTGGCAGCGTGGTCTCGTCCTGGCTGCTCGACCTGACCGCCGACGCACTGGCCAGCGATCCGAAACTCGATGGGTATTCCGGTTCGGTGGCCGACAGCGGTGAAGGTCGCTGGACCATCGAAGCCGCCATGGAGCAATCGGTGCCTGTACCGGTGTTGTCGAACTCGCTGTTCTCCCGCTACCGTTCGCGCGGCCAAGGCACCTTTGGCGACAAGATTCTCTCGGCCCAGCGCTTCGGCTTCGGCGGCCACGTGGAGACTGCGAAGAAATGACCCGTCTGATCCGCAATAAATCCAAGGCAGAACCCGCACCACCGACCACGCTGTTCCTGTTCGGTGCCCATGGTGACCTGGTCAAGCGTCTGCTGATGCCGGCGCTGTACAACCTGAGTCGCGACGGTCTGCTTGGGGATGGACTGCGGATCATCGGCGTTGACCACAACGCCATCAGCGATGAAGACTTCGCGAAAAAACTCGAAGACTTCATTCGCGCCGAAGTGGCCTCCAAGGTCGGCAAAGGTGATCAAGCCCTTGATCCGGTGTTGTGGGCCAAATTGGCGAAAGGCATCAGCTACGTCCAGGGCGATTTTCTGGACGACAGCACTTATCAAGCGTTGGCGGCGAAAATTGCCGACAGCGGCACGGGCAACGCGGTGTTCTACCTGGCCACCGCGCCGCGTTTTTTCAGTGAAGTGGTGCGCCGTCTTGGCGCCGCCGGTTTGCTGCAAGAGACGCCTGAAGCCTTCAGAAGGGTGGTGATCGAAAAACCGTTCGGTTCCGATCTGCCGACCGCCGAAGCCTTGAACGCTTGCCTGCTCAAGGTCATGACGGAAAACCAGATCTACCGGATCGATCACTATCTGGGCAAGGAAACCGTGCAGAACATTCTGATCAGCCGGTTCTCCAACAGCCTGTTCGAAGCGTTCTGGAACAATCATTACATCGACCACGTGCAGATCACCGCCGCGGAGACCGTCGGCGTGGAAACCCGTGGCAGTTTTTATGAACACACCGGCGCCCTGCGGGACATGGTGCCCAATCACCTGTTCCAGTTGTTGGCGATGGTGGCCATGGAGCCGCCGGCAGCCTTTGGCGCCGATGCGGTTCGCGGCGAGAAAGCCAAGGTGGTCGGCGCGATTCGCCCCTGGTCGGTCGAGGAGGCTCGGGCCAACTCGGTCCGCGGCCAATACGCATCCGGTGAAATCGACGGCAAGCTGTTGCCGGGGTATCGCCAGGAAAACAACGTGGCGCAAGACAGCAACACCGAAACCTACGTGGCACTCAAGGTCATGATCGATAACTGGCGCTGGGTCGGCGTGCCGTTCTACCTGCGCACCGGCAAGCGCATGAGCGTACGCGACACCGAGATCGTCATCTGTTTCAAGCCGGCGCCTTACGCGCAGTTCCGCGATACCGAGGTCGATGAGTTGCAGCCGACCTATCTGCGGATCCAGATCCAGCCAAACGAAGGCATGTGGTTCGATCTGCTGGCGAAACGGCCAGGCCCAGCGCTGAAGATGGCCAATATCGAACTGGGGTTTGCCTACAAGGATTTCTTTGAAATGCAGCCGTCCACCGGCTATGAGACCCTGATCTACGACTGCCTGACGGGCGATCAGACGCTGTTCCAGCGCGCCGACAATATCGAGAATGGCTGGCGCGCCGTGCAGCCGTTCCTCGATGCCTGGCAGCAGGACGCGAGCGTGCAGAGTTACGCGGCTGGCGATGACGGGCCGCAGGCCGCAGAAGACCTGCTGACCCGCGACGGTCGCGTCTGGCACGGCCTCGGATGAG carries:
- the zwf gene encoding glucose-6-phosphate dehydrogenase, which encodes MTRLIRNKSKAEPAPPTTLFLFGAHGDLVKRLLMPALYNLSRDGLLGDGLRIIGVDHNAISDEDFAKKLEDFIRAEVASKVGKGDQALDPVLWAKLAKGISYVQGDFLDDSTYQALAAKIADSGTGNAVFYLATAPRFFSEVVRRLGAAGLLQETPEAFRRVVIEKPFGSDLPTAEALNACLLKVMTENQIYRIDHYLGKETVQNILISRFSNSLFEAFWNNHYIDHVQITAAETVGVETRGSFYEHTGALRDMVPNHLFQLLAMVAMEPPAAFGADAVRGEKAKVVGAIRPWSVEEARANSVRGQYASGEIDGKLLPGYRQENNVAQDSNTETYVALKVMIDNWRWVGVPFYLRTGKRMSVRDTEIVICFKPAPYAQFRDTEVDELQPTYLRIQIQPNEGMWFDLLAKRPGPALKMANIELGFAYKDFFEMQPSTGYETLIYDCLTGDQTLFQRADNIENGWRAVQPFLDAWQQDASVQSYAAGDDGPQAAEDLLTRDGRVWHGLG
- a CDS encoding DUF6026 family protein; amino-acid sequence: MGTLLAARPAQTLYVTIRRDELRQLKDERDQLRQEVAQLRLLTQDAQAQSWPVTQRAPHA
- the gnd gene encoding phosphogluconate dehydrogenase (NAD(+)-dependent, decarboxylating) translates to MQLGIIGLGRMGGNIARRLMLNGHTTVVYDRNTAFVENLSEDGATGVADLPALVAGLAKPRAVWVMLPAGAPTEDTIDTLSTLLEAGDTIIDGGNTFYKDDIRRAKTLAEKGLHYIDVGTSGGVWGLERGYCMMIGGDAETVKRLDPLFESLAPGLGDIPRTKDRKSDDDRAERGYIHAGPAGSGHFVKMIHNGIEYGMMQAFAEGFDILKTKASTNLPEDQRFDLNVADIAEVWRRGSVVSSWLLDLTADALASDPKLDGYSGSVADSGEGRWTIEAAMEQSVPVPVLSNSLFSRYRSRGQGTFGDKILSAQRFGFGGHVETAKK